One genomic window of Desulfotomaculum sp. includes the following:
- a CDS encoding ABC transporter ATP-binding protein, giving the protein MSNQAIKIDDLGKMYRLYKRRTDKILDAFGVKFWKKNYYQEFWALRDLNLEVNKGERLGIIGRNGAGKSTLLKIITGNIMPTEGNIKVHGYIQALMELGTGFHPEFTGRQNIHVSLSYQGFTEKQIFEKEEEIIDFAELEEFIDQPIKTYSAGMYARLAFSTATAIEPEILIIDEVLGAGDAYFAGKCVERMRKLTDDYGATVLFVSHELSSVMQLCDRVIWIERGKIKDDGNPLSVIKKYSAMVRKDEEIRLRARDQKVLKKQAILLDQYEDIYQSLLFHFICQNGRPPTGKNRFYTIRLKTNTEEIGIIDVGGPMDNSSEQLHYLMDTKGFMDWGPPIREGNNMYREYTNLKGKYGHAPFEFAVPKPFLSNPENFMLEIEAKVEEDIFVEVYDGNSYRFIGSLRPGISSIYKIELPYDLINDKKSTNIILEDDKIRLNPIELNQKEGCIGDPDDKTKGNIFEITDYGSKEAKITSVQMLDYRGRDTRVFEAGRSVKVILNYEAAFDLIRPVFVFCVYLTDGRCATQWVADESMYELVKMPAKGSFVFSLKTLLLGRGSYVASAAIFKKLPVNGLEVESYHVLDRCIHFEVLQSVGDDIEKGLCLQPFEVELRDGR; this is encoded by the coding sequence ATGTCTAATCAGGCAATTAAAATTGATGATTTGGGTAAAATGTATCGTCTGTATAAACGCCGTACTGATAAAATATTAGACGCTTTTGGCGTTAAATTTTGGAAAAAGAACTATTATCAGGAATTCTGGGCATTGAGAGATCTGAATCTGGAAGTAAACAAAGGCGAACGTCTTGGAATTATTGGACGTAATGGCGCGGGTAAAAGTACCTTATTGAAAATTATCACTGGTAATATTATGCCTACTGAAGGAAACATTAAAGTACATGGTTACATACAGGCTTTAATGGAATTGGGGACAGGCTTTCATCCTGAATTTACAGGAAGGCAAAACATTCATGTTTCTCTATCGTATCAAGGATTTACAGAAAAACAAATATTCGAGAAAGAAGAGGAAATCATAGATTTTGCTGAATTGGAGGAATTCATAGATCAGCCAATAAAAACGTACTCAGCCGGGATGTATGCGCGTTTGGCTTTCTCTACCGCAACAGCTATTGAACCGGAGATTTTAATTATTGATGAGGTATTGGGGGCAGGAGATGCATATTTTGCAGGGAAATGTGTGGAGAGAATGCGTAAACTAACGGATGATTACGGGGCTACTGTTCTATTCGTAAGTCATGAATTAAGCAGCGTAATGCAGTTATGTGACCGGGTAATATGGATAGAAAGAGGAAAGATAAAGGATGACGGAAATCCTTTAAGCGTGATTAAGAAATATTCGGCCATGGTTCGGAAAGATGAGGAAATTCGCCTTCGTGCAAGAGATCAAAAGGTATTAAAAAAACAGGCGATATTGCTCGATCAATATGAAGATATCTATCAATCCCTCCTTTTTCATTTTATCTGTCAAAATGGCAGACCTCCAACCGGTAAAAATCGTTTTTATACGATAAGGCTGAAAACGAACACGGAAGAAATAGGTATAATTGACGTTGGCGGGCCGATGGATAATTCCTCAGAACAGCTTCATTACCTGATGGATACCAAAGGCTTCATGGATTGGGGGCCCCCTATTAGAGAGGGCAATAACATGTATCGCGAATATACCAACCTGAAGGGAAAATATGGACATGCGCCTTTTGAATTTGCGGTTCCAAAACCATTTTTGTCCAATCCAGAAAACTTCATGTTGGAAATTGAAGCAAAAGTTGAGGAAGATATTTTCGTAGAAGTCTACGATGGTAATAGCTATAGGTTTATTGGATCGTTAAGACCGGGTATCTCTTCAATCTATAAAATAGAATTGCCTTATGATTTAATAAATGATAAAAAATCAACCAATATTATTTTGGAGGATGACAAAATTAGGTTAAATCCCATAGAACTGAACCAAAAAGAAGGCTGCATAGGTGATCCTGATGACAAAACCAAGGGAAATATTTTTGAAATCACGGACTATGGAAGCAAAGAGGCAAAGATCACATCCGTGCAGATGCTTGATTATAGGGGGCGGGATACAAGGGTTTTTGAAGCAGGCAGGTCGGTGAAAGTAATTCTGAATTACGAAGCCGCCTTTGATCTTATTCGCCCCGTGTTTGTTTTTTGTGTATACCTGACTGATGGTAGATGTGCGACCCAGTGGGTCGCGGATGAAAGCATGTATGAACTTGTGAAAATGCCTGCGAAAGGATCATTTGTTTTTTCTCTTAAAACATTGCTGCTTGGCAGGGGCTCTTATGTAGCCAGCGCAGCCATTTTTAAAAAACTTCCAGTAAACGGGCTTGAAGTAGAGAGCTATCATGTGCTGGATCGCTGTATTCATTTTGAGGTATTGCAGAGTGTTGGTGATGATATTGAAAAAGGTTTATGTTTGCAACCTTTCGAGGTAGAACTTAGAGATGGAAGATAA
- a CDS encoding ABC transporter, which yields MKILAPFALLYKYRKLLWQTTVNDVRARFAGSVFGLLWLFFYPLLLLGAYAAVYIFIFKVKFQLFNSNEYVALIFCGLIPFLGFADALGMGVGSVVSNANLIKNTLFPIELVPVKSVLASQCTQIAGLLILLVVLGFLGKWSIWLPFFLIVWGLQILFSIGLIWIMSSINVYVRDLQNIVAVIILILMLVSPIAYTEDMIPPNMRPFLAANPIYYLIVSYQDVLMLGHFPRGYIFWILLVFSLFIFIFGHWFFMKMKRVFADNV from the coding sequence ATGAAAATATTAGCGCCGTTTGCTTTGCTTTATAAATATAGAAAATTGCTTTGGCAAACCACTGTCAATGATGTAAGAGCCCGCTTTGCCGGTTCTGTGTTTGGTTTGCTGTGGTTGTTTTTTTATCCGTTATTGCTGTTGGGGGCTTACGCGGCAGTTTATATATTTATTTTTAAAGTTAAGTTTCAATTATTTAATTCAAATGAATATGTTGCTCTTATATTTTGCGGATTAATACCATTTCTTGGATTTGCAGATGCACTTGGTATGGGTGTCGGTTCGGTAGTTTCTAATGCTAACCTTATTAAAAATACTCTTTTCCCAATTGAACTGGTTCCTGTAAAATCCGTGCTTGCTTCACAATGTACTCAAATAGCCGGTTTATTAATATTACTTGTAGTTCTGGGATTTCTCGGCAAGTGGTCAATCTGGCTGCCATTTTTTTTAATTGTTTGGGGGCTGCAAATTTTATTTTCGATAGGACTAATCTGGATTATGTCAAGTATAAATGTCTATGTCAGAGACCTTCAAAATATTGTTGCAGTGATAATTCTGATTCTTATGCTTGTTAGCCCTATAGCTTATACAGAAGATATGATTCCTCCAAACATGAGACCGTTTTTGGCTGCTAATCCTATATACTATCTAATTGTTTCTTACCAAGACGTGTTAATGTTGGGCCATTTCCCGAGGGGCTACATTTTCTGGATACTGTTGGTCTTTTCGTTATTCATATTTATTTTTGGACACTGGTTTTTTATGAAGATGAAGCGGGTGTTTGCAGATAATGTCTAA
- a CDS encoding UDP-N-acetylglucosamine 2-epimerase (non-hydrolyzing): MKLVTIVGARPQFIKAAAVSRAIRKHNSGNRANQIEEIIVHTGQHYDHNMSQVFFEELDIPAPNYNLEIGSDSHGRQTGRMLEAIEDVLEDEKPDWALVYGDTNSTLAGALAAVKMHIPVAHVEAGLRSFNRRMPEEINRVLTDHVSKMLFCPTVTAVENLQREGILEGVYQVGDVMFDCMLYYRSKIGSGCPALTALGLDTKGFVLATVHRAENTDSPDALREIFGAFGEIARQSPVLVALHPRTRRYLDSYGIRVAEGVKLLEPAPYLQMIELECNAGVILTDSGGVQKEAFFVGTPCITLREETEWVETVECGANVICGASKKRIIDAFTDLGKSRHEIICGTGIYGNGDASEKIVDRLVGAREL; the protein is encoded by the coding sequence ATGAAATTAGTAACAATAGTAGGCGCCCGCCCGCAGTTTATTAAAGCAGCGGCGGTTTCCCGGGCAATTAGGAAGCACAACTCTGGGAACCGGGCAAATCAAATAGAAGAAATAATTGTCCATACCGGACAGCATTATGATCACAACATGAGCCAGGTGTTTTTTGAAGAGTTGGACATTCCCGCGCCAAACTACAATTTGGAAATCGGGTCGGATTCCCACGGCCGGCAAACAGGCAGGATGCTTGAAGCTATTGAGGATGTTCTCGAAGATGAAAAGCCGGATTGGGCGCTGGTATACGGAGACACCAACTCTACCCTGGCGGGGGCTCTGGCGGCGGTAAAAATGCATATACCTGTGGCCCATGTTGAAGCGGGCTTAAGGAGTTTCAACCGAAGGATGCCGGAGGAGATTAACCGGGTACTGACGGATCATGTTTCAAAAATGCTCTTCTGCCCCACGGTAACAGCAGTGGAGAACCTCCAACGCGAGGGTATTTTGGAAGGGGTATACCAGGTCGGTGATGTTATGTTTGACTGTATGCTGTATTACCGGTCGAAAATAGGAAGCGGTTGCCCCGCTTTAACCGCTTTGGGGCTGGACACAAAGGGCTTTGTTCTGGCCACTGTACACCGCGCTGAGAATACCGACTCTCCTGATGCCCTTCGGGAAATATTCGGGGCTTTCGGTGAAATTGCACGACAGTCACCAGTTTTAGTGGCGCTGCATCCCAGGACGCGCAGGTATCTCGACAGCTACGGAATAAGGGTGGCTGAAGGTGTCAAATTGCTTGAACCGGCGCCTTATTTGCAAATGATTGAACTGGAATGCAACGCCGGGGTGATCCTGACAGACAGCGGCGGCGTTCAGAAAGAAGCTTTTTTTGTAGGCACACCCTGCATAACGCTCCGGGAAGAGACCGAGTGGGTGGAAACTGTAGAATGCGGAGCAAATGTTATCTGCGGAGCGTCAAAAAAGAGGATTATAGATGCCTTTACGGACCTTGGGAAAAGCAGACATGAAATTATCTGCGGCACGGGTATATACGGAAACGGCGATGCCTCAGAAAAGATAGTCGATAGATTAGTTGGTGCTCGGGAATTATGA
- a CDS encoding transcriptional regulator, with translation MKVPQFSLASQTTRIKEELEEVIGQVVTKGSFILGENVQKLEREAARYLDVEYGIGVGSGSDALYLALLACGVGFEDEVITTPFTFFATAGSIIRAGAVPVFVDIDPDTFNLDVNLLEEKITEKTRAIMPVHLYGQAADMAPLMEIAVKHNLKVVEDTAQAMGSLYGGKKSCSFGDAGCLSFFPTKNLGGFGDGGMVVTGNPEVAEKVKMLRVHGSRKKYFHEVVGINSRLDEIQAAVLAVKMKYLDQWIAARNSLAANYMKLFKQHGLDEIVKLPRTIDNAYHTYNQYTIRVPDRDKLQAFLNERGVGTAIYYPLPLHLQPSFSSLNYRIGDFPQAEKACGEVISLPVFPELASEQQEYVVETMKQFYREKGF, from the coding sequence ATGAAGGTTCCTCAGTTTAGTTTGGCCAGTCAGACTACGAGAATAAAAGAAGAATTGGAGGAAGTTATCGGGCAGGTTGTTACAAAAGGCTCGTTCATTCTCGGGGAAAATGTTCAGAAGCTGGAACGTGAAGCCGCCCGGTACCTGGATGTAGAGTACGGTATTGGCGTCGGCAGCGGGAGCGACGCGCTTTATCTGGCTTTACTTGCCTGCGGTGTGGGTTTTGAGGATGAAGTGATCACCACACCGTTCACGTTTTTTGCTACTGCAGGATCGATAATAAGGGCAGGGGCGGTTCCGGTCTTTGTGGATATCGACCCGGATACGTTCAACCTTGATGTAAATCTGCTTGAGGAAAAAATTACTGAAAAAACGAGGGCGATAATGCCTGTGCATCTGTATGGACAGGCTGCGGATATGGCGCCCTTAATGGAAATCGCCGTTAAACACAACTTAAAAGTTGTCGAGGATACTGCCCAGGCTATGGGTTCTTTGTACGGCGGGAAAAAATCCTGCTCTTTCGGCGACGCCGGATGCTTGAGTTTCTTCCCCACAAAAAATCTCGGCGGATTCGGCGACGGGGGAATGGTTGTAACCGGCAATCCGGAAGTGGCTGAAAAAGTAAAAATGCTCAGGGTTCATGGAAGCAGGAAGAAGTATTTTCACGAGGTTGTAGGGATAAACAGCCGCCTTGACGAGATTCAGGCGGCAGTGCTGGCTGTTAAAATGAAATACCTTGATCAGTGGATAGCAGCCAGAAACAGTCTGGCTGCAAATTACATGAAGCTGTTCAAACAACACGGACTGGATGAGATAGTGAAGTTGCCGCGTACAATTGATAACGCGTACCATACTTACAACCAGTATACAATTAGAGTTCCCGACAGGGATAAACTTCAGGCCTTTTTAAATGAAAGAGGAGTAGGGACAGCTATATACTACCCGCTGCCGCTTCACCTGCAGCCGTCATTCTCCTCCTTAAACTATAGAATCGGTGATTTCCCCCAGGCCGAGAAAGCCTGCGGCGAGGTCATATCCCTGCCGGTATTCCCTGAACTTGCTTCCGAACAGCAAGAGTATGTTGTCGAGACGATGAAACAATTTTACCGTGAAAAAGGATTTTAA
- a CDS encoding oxidoreductase → MTFKAAVIGAGYWGKNLVRNFYNLGVLKVICDTSEKTLGELKQQYNNVETTPDVDLVFKDPDINAVVIAAPAANHYALALRALRENKDVFVEKPLCLSVQEGKELCLLAGEKKRILMVGHILHYHPAGIVLKQAVASGLAGSIHHIYSYRLNLGKFRSEENVMWSFAPHDISLILSLAGDMPSKISAAGTAGLRPEIYDTVCLQLEFDNNLRASVLASWLYPIKEQKVVVVGSEGMLVFDDTAAREQKLLYFKEPVQWKNGIPEPVRNNPEMLEVAGDEPLRQECLAFIEAVNSRQAPETDGWEGLRVLEILSAGQKSLLDKGNWVKVGGPKEEVSYFAHPTAVIDEGCSIGAGVKIWHFSHVMAGAVIGPRCNIGQNVVVAPGVALGSNVKIQNNVSVYTGVTCEDDVFLGPSMVFTNVKIPRSHVSRRDQYIKTIIHRGASIGANATIVCGIEIGKYAMIGAGAVVTKDIQDHALVMGNPARQVGWVCVCGERLEPGEQCRSCGFKLDI, encoded by the coding sequence GTGACTTTTAAGGCGGCTGTAATAGGCGCTGGTTATTGGGGAAAAAATCTCGTACGCAATTTTTATAACCTGGGTGTGTTAAAAGTAATCTGCGACACGTCGGAAAAGACACTTGGGGAATTAAAACAGCAGTATAATAACGTGGAAACAACCCCGGATGTTGATCTGGTTTTTAAGGATCCGGATATTAACGCGGTAGTCATCGCCGCGCCGGCGGCGAATCACTATGCGCTGGCCCTTCGTGCCTTGCGTGAAAACAAGGATGTCTTTGTTGAAAAGCCGCTTTGTCTTTCCGTGCAGGAGGGAAAAGAATTGTGCCTGCTTGCCGGTGAAAAAAAGCGGATCCTTATGGTGGGACATATACTTCACTACCATCCTGCGGGTATCGTCCTAAAACAGGCTGTGGCATCGGGTCTGGCAGGCTCAATCCACCATATTTATTCATACCGCTTGAACCTGGGAAAGTTCCGGAGTGAAGAAAATGTAATGTGGAGTTTTGCCCCCCACGATATTTCGCTGATCTTATCTTTAGCCGGGGACATGCCGTCTAAAATATCCGCTGCGGGAACAGCCGGCTTAAGGCCGGAAATTTATGATACGGTATGCCTGCAGCTTGAATTTGATAATAATCTGCGCGCCAGCGTACTGGCCAGCTGGCTGTATCCTATAAAAGAACAGAAGGTTGTGGTGGTGGGAAGTGAAGGCATGCTCGTTTTTGACGACACCGCCGCCAGGGAACAAAAACTGTTATATTTCAAGGAGCCTGTTCAGTGGAAAAACGGGATTCCGGAGCCGGTCCGCAATAATCCCGAAATGCTGGAAGTCGCCGGCGATGAACCGTTGAGACAGGAATGTCTTGCTTTTATAGAAGCGGTAAACAGCCGCCAGGCGCCGGAAACAGACGGGTGGGAGGGCTTGCGTGTGCTGGAAATACTGTCTGCCGGGCAGAAATCGCTTCTGGATAAGGGAAACTGGGTAAAAGTCGGCGGGCCAAAGGAAGAGGTCTCCTATTTCGCCCATCCCACAGCAGTTATAGACGAAGGCTGCAGCATCGGCGCAGGGGTCAAGATATGGCATTTCAGCCACGTCATGGCTGGCGCTGTGATTGGCCCACGCTGCAACATAGGGCAGAATGTGGTTGTGGCGCCCGGCGTTGCGCTCGGCAGCAATGTTAAAATACAGAACAATGTTTCAGTATATACGGGGGTTACCTGTGAGGACGACGTTTTTTTAGGGCCGTCCATGGTGTTTACAAATGTTAAAATTCCCAGAAGTCATGTTTCACGCCGTGATCAGTACATTAAGACAATTATTCACCGGGGCGCTTCTATTGGCGCTAACGCTACCATAGTCTGCGGAATTGAAATTGGAAAATACGCCATGATTGGCGCAGGCGCAGTCGTAACTAAAGATATACAGGATCATGCGCTGGTTATGGGCAATCCCGCGCGCCAGGTTGGCTGGGTTTGTGTTTGCGGCGAGAGACTGGAACCCGGAGAGCAATGCCGCAGCTGCGGGTTTAAGCTGGATATTTGA
- a CDS encoding UDP-N-acetyl-D-glucosamine dehydrogenase: METPGAAKLNKKIEDRSARVGIIGLGYVGLPLAATIAEAGFHVQGFDVQRNRVELVNQGINYIGDVVGSKMKKLVAGGFLQATSDLGELRNVEIIVICVPTPLDKHLQPDLRYIINSTKQAANNIAEGTLVILESTTYPGTTEEVLLPILEGRWQDVPELLREFQETGPLPREMSCGRDFFLAYSPERVDPGNREFKTENTPKVVGGITEDCARLAAQFYLAVLKAAVWRVTSPRVAEMEKLMENIFRLVNIGLVNEMAILCKKMNIDIWEVIEAAKTKPYGFMPFYPGPGLGGHCIPIDPFYLTYKAKEFGLETRLIEVAGEINRQMPKYVVDQCMHILNFSQIAVKGARVLLTGIAYKADIDDWRESPALEIMERLINLGAIVDYHDPYIPSIKIKSISHKSLELTPERVEQADLILITTDHSNIDYKVICERAKRILDTRNIIFRMDMLPVNGEYYKI; encoded by the coding sequence ATGGAAACTCCAGGTGCAGCTAAGCTTAATAAAAAGATAGAAGACAGATCGGCCAGGGTGGGTATAATTGGACTTGGCTATGTGGGTTTACCGCTGGCGGCGACAATAGCCGAAGCCGGTTTTCATGTGCAGGGGTTTGATGTTCAAAGAAACCGCGTCGAGCTTGTCAACCAAGGGATTAACTACATAGGAGATGTTGTCGGCAGTAAAATGAAAAAACTGGTTGCCGGAGGATTCTTACAAGCCACGAGCGATCTCGGCGAACTCCGGAATGTAGAAATAATTGTCATTTGTGTGCCGACCCCGTTAGATAAGCACCTGCAGCCGGATTTACGCTACATAATCAATTCTACAAAGCAGGCCGCCAATAATATAGCCGAAGGTACACTTGTTATATTGGAAAGCACAACCTATCCGGGTACCACTGAGGAAGTTCTGCTGCCTATCCTGGAGGGGCGCTGGCAGGATGTGCCGGAGCTGCTGCGGGAGTTTCAGGAAACAGGGCCCTTGCCCAGAGAAATGAGTTGCGGCAGGGATTTTTTTCTTGCTTATTCACCGGAAAGAGTTGATCCCGGCAACCGGGAGTTTAAAACTGAAAATACTCCCAAGGTGGTGGGCGGCATAACTGAAGATTGCGCCAGGCTTGCTGCGCAATTTTATCTGGCTGTCTTAAAAGCTGCCGTATGGAGAGTTACTTCACCCAGGGTGGCGGAGATGGAAAAGCTCATGGAAAACATCTTCCGCCTGGTAAATATAGGACTGGTTAACGAGATGGCTATCCTTTGCAAAAAGATGAATATAGATATTTGGGAAGTAATCGAGGCTGCGAAAACAAAACCATATGGCTTCATGCCTTTTTATCCCGGACCCGGTTTGGGGGGGCACTGTATTCCTATCGATCCTTTTTATTTAACTTATAAAGCAAAAGAATTTGGCCTGGAGACCAGGCTTATTGAGGTTGCCGGGGAGATAAACCGGCAGATGCCGAAATATGTTGTCGACCAGTGCATGCATATTTTAAACTTTTCACAAATAGCCGTCAAAGGCGCCAGGGTGCTTTTAACAGGGATCGCCTACAAAGCGGACATTGACGACTGGCGGGAGTCGCCAGCCCTGGAAATCATGGAAAGGCTGATCAACCTGGGAGCAATTGTGGATTATCACGATCCGTACATCCCTTCAATCAAAATAAAAAGTATTTCCCATAAATCGCTGGAGCTGACGCCGGAGCGCGTTGAGCAGGCTGATCTCATTCTTATTACTACAGACCACAGTAATATTGATTACAAAGTCATTTGTGAACGAGCGAAAAGGATACTGGATACGCGCAATATCATTTTCCGGATGGACATGTTGCCGGTAAACGGAGAGTATTACAAAATCTAA
- a CDS encoding methyltetrahydrofolate--corrinoid methyltransferase, with amino-acid sequence MILIGERINGMFGDIREAVLSRDPEPVRHWALRQYRRRADYLDISTGPLLEAKDQPEAMAWLVRTAQDTADLPCCLDSTNPEAIEAGLEAHRGKALINSTTADQWKIDIFLPMALKYKAALIGLAMNEKGVPKSAGDRAALAMEIIVNADASGFPMEDLYLDPLVLPCNVGQEHCPEVIEAIRWIKTLADPPPRTALGLSNVSQRCAERGLLNRTFMVMCMAAGLDAAIVNLDDDELLKAVAASKVILNKEIYCDSFLAAFGNRD; translated from the coding sequence TTGATTTTAATTGGCGAGCGCATTAACGGTATGTTTGGAGATATTCGGGAGGCTGTTCTAAGCAGAGACCCGGAGCCGGTTAGACATTGGGCCTTGCGCCAGTACCGGCGGCGGGCTGATTACCTTGATATCAGCACGGGCCCTTTACTGGAAGCCAAGGATCAGCCTGAGGCAATGGCATGGCTGGTCAGGACTGCTCAGGATACTGCCGATCTTCCCTGCTGCCTCGATTCCACCAACCCGGAAGCGATTGAGGCAGGGCTAGAGGCTCACAGGGGGAAAGCGCTGATCAACTCTACGACAGCCGACCAGTGGAAGATAGATATCTTTTTACCCATGGCTTTAAAGTATAAAGCGGCGCTAATCGGTCTGGCCATGAACGAGAAAGGCGTTCCAAAAAGCGCCGGAGACAGGGCTGCCCTGGCCATGGAAATAATCGTCAACGCCGATGCCAGCGGTTTCCCCATGGAAGACCTGTATCTCGATCCGCTTGTCCTGCCCTGCAATGTCGGGCAGGAACACTGTCCCGAGGTAATCGAGGCAATCCGCTGGATCAAAACGCTTGCTGATCCGCCGCCGCGTACGGCATTGGGTTTGAGCAATGTATCCCAGAGATGCGCCGAACGAGGCCTGCTCAACCGCACATTTATGGTTATGTGTATGGCGGCGGGGCTGGATGCGGCTATCGTTAATCTTGACGATGATGAACTGCTCAAGGCAGTTGCCGCCTCCAAGGTCATTTTAAATAAGGAAATCTACTGTGACTCTTTTCTCGCAGCGTTTGGGAACCGGGACTAA
- a CDS encoding acetyl-CoA decarbonylase/synthase complex subunit delta (part of a complex that catalyzes the cleavage of acetyl-CoA) produces MAVNIIKEKYSNRINEVVIGTGLNAVKAGGDYTLPFLLFEGEMPNRPLAALEVWDIEPKQWPEILTSEFEGVMNDPAAWAGKCEEHGADLICLTLAGSHPDNLDSSPAQCAETARAVADAVKVPLIIMGCGVEEKDVQVIGEVCKVLEGRNCLVGCAKQDNYKTITASCIVHGHSLIASNPLDINIAKQLNILVTEMGLPSNRIVIDPLVGSLGYGLEYAYSIMERIRISGLSGDKMLAMPMFCQIGQEVWKTKEANSPFEETPEWGDQARRAVMWEVVTAATMAQAGGSIMVMRHPGSLKQFLVHMKNLMEE; encoded by the coding sequence GTGGCTGTAAATATTATAAAAGAAAAATACAGTAACAGGATCAACGAAGTGGTTATCGGCACAGGCCTGAACGCGGTAAAAGCTGGCGGTGACTATACGCTGCCTTTCCTTCTTTTTGAAGGTGAGATGCCGAACAGGCCGCTGGCTGCCCTGGAGGTTTGGGACATTGAGCCAAAACAATGGCCTGAAATACTGACTTCTGAATTTGAGGGTGTTATGAACGATCCGGCGGCCTGGGCAGGGAAGTGCGAGGAACACGGCGCGGATTTAATCTGCCTTACTCTGGCTGGCTCTCACCCCGATAACCTGGACAGCAGTCCTGCCCAATGCGCTGAAACGGCCAGGGCCGTTGCCGATGCTGTGAAAGTTCCGCTGATTATCATGGGCTGCGGAGTGGAAGAAAAGGATGTTCAGGTTATTGGCGAAGTCTGCAAGGTTTTGGAGGGAAGAAACTGCCTGGTCGGGTGCGCCAAGCAGGATAATTACAAAACAATAACCGCCTCCTGTATAGTTCACGGACATAGCCTGATTGCTTCAAACCCCCTGGATATAAACATCGCTAAACAGCTTAATATCCTGGTTACCGAGATGGGCCTGCCTTCAAACCGTATTGTCATAGACCCTCTTGTGGGATCATTGGGCTACGGGCTGGAGTACGCCTACTCAATCATGGAAAGAATCAGGATCAGCGGGTTGTCCGGGGATAAAATGCTGGCCATGCCCATGTTCTGCCAGATCGGGCAGGAAGTCTGGAAGACCAAAGAGGCCAACAGTCCGTTTGAAGAAACGCCTGAATGGGGTGATCAAGCCAGGCGTGCGGTCATGTGGGAAGTTGTCACGGCGGCAACGATGGCTCAGGCAGGGGGTTCTATTATGGTCATGAGGCACCCCGGGTCTTTAAAACAGTTTCTTGTTCACATGAAAAACCTGATGGAAGAATAG
- a CDS encoding carbon monoxide dehydrogenase, giving the protein MSFTIAVAGKGGTGKTTLAALLIRQLIKSGRKPVLAADADANANLNEALGIKVSDQTISSKIPRINSSLEPLPAGMTRERYLAYCVHQSLAEGDDFDLLVMGGPQGQGCYCYVNNLLRNFIQQLSSNYPYIVMDNEAGMEHLSRQTTDNVDILFITSDATVRGIRSAKRIKELVVNLNLAVRNMYLIINRVAGDFGELLKEEIAKTGLKLIGTIPEDEQVIDFDLVGRPIFELPDESPVVRAVSEIMSKTKIIEEP; this is encoded by the coding sequence ATGTCATTTACGATAGCTGTCGCAGGAAAGGGAGGAACGGGCAAAACAACGCTTGCCGCGCTCTTGATCAGGCAATTAATCAAATCCGGCAGGAAACCTGTCCTGGCGGCGGATGCTGACGCCAATGCAAATCTGAATGAGGCTCTAGGCATCAAGGTTAGCGATCAGACAATTTCTTCGAAAATACCCAGGATCAACAGCAGTCTCGAACCGCTGCCGGCAGGCATGACCAGGGAGCGTTATCTTGCCTACTGTGTCCACCAATCCCTGGCCGAGGGGGATGACTTTGACCTGCTGGTTATGGGCGGGCCACAGGGACAGGGATGCTACTGCTATGTCAATAACCTCCTGCGGAACTTTATACAGCAGCTAAGCTCAAATTATCCTTATATAGTTATGGATAACGAGGCCGGTATGGAGCATTTAAGCAGGCAGACCACGGACAATGTGGATATTCTGTTCATTACAAGCGATGCGACAGTCAGGGGCATCCGGTCGGCGAAAAGGATCAAAGAGCTTGTGGTGAACTTGAACCTCGCCGTCAGGAATATGTACCTTATAATCAACAGAGTCGCCGGGGATTTTGGGGAACTGCTGAAAGAAGAGATTGCCAAAACCGGCCTGAAGCTGATCGGAACGATTCCCGAAGATGAACAGGTTATTGATTTTGATCTTGTAGGCAGACCGATCTTTGAGCTGCCTGACGAATCGCCTGTCGTCAGGGCTGTATCAGAGATTATGTCCAAAACTAAAATTATTGAAGAACCCTGA